The following DNA comes from Oncorhynchus mykiss isolate Arlee chromosome 16, USDA_OmykA_1.1, whole genome shotgun sequence.
agcatgatgctgccaccaccatgcttctccgtagggatggtgccctggtttcctccagacgcgatgcttggcattcaggccagagttcaatcttggttttgtcagaccagagaatcttgtctctcatggtctgagagttcttttgatgccttttggcaaactccaatcgggctgtcatgtgccttttactgaggagtggcttctgtctggccactctaccattaaggcctgattggtggagtgctgcatagatggttgttcttctagaaggttatcccatctccacagaggaactctggagctctgtcacagtgatcattgggttcttggtcacatccctgaacaaggcccttctccctcgattgctcagtttggctgggctgccagctctaggaagagtcttaatggttccaaacttcttccatttaagaatgatggaggccactgtgttcttggggaccttcaatgctgaagaaatgttttggtacccttctccagatctctgcctcgacacaatcctgtctcggagctctacggacaattccttcgacctcatgacttggtttttgctctgacatgcattgtcaattgtgggaccttatatactgtagacagctgtgtgtgcctgaatgtccaatcaattgaatttaccacaggtagactgcaatcgagttgtagaaacatcaaggatgatcaatggaaacaggatgcacctgatctcaatatcgagtctcacagcaaagggtctgaatacttatgtaaataaggtatttgttttttatttgtaatacatttgcaaaactgtctaaaacttgttttcaccgtcatggggtattgtgcgtagattgaagAGGGCATTTTttttatagaataaggctgtaatgtaacaaaatgtggaaaaggggaaggggtctgaacattttctgaatgcactgtacacttaGTTAAATCAAAGGCACAATTTCCTGTTATTTTTGTAACTGTGCCCTAGTTGACTGTATCTAAAACCTGACTGACTTTTCTCTTGAAGTGAAGTTGATCTCAGTTATTTGGACACAGaaaattggccagtgttacctagtgttgatttttcggtctaaaatgtgtagtgttgattcaggagttaaatGAACTCTGTGTTAAATTAACAGTTATTGGTAtaaaataaccccagtgttggtgttaataactagtgatATTACATTTGATACAGGAGCTCAGAGGAATGTGTGTGTCGATGCGTACATCACTTTATcagaagtcaaatcaaatcatcaatgACGTCCGAAGCTTCATTTGATCATGTGCTTTTTCAAAACATGTGTTGGGAGATCCCACTGATTTGGCTGTGGTTTCGGTGCTTTCTTAGATTCTAAGTGGCTTTCAAACACCGACCTCTACTGGACACCATACTTACTTTATAGTTTTCTGTACAAAAACTTTCACCTGACCAGTAGCTTTGCAAGTAGAGTATGGAACATTCGGGGATGTGAGGGTGTGAGGTTATGAGGTCGAATCCTGTTGAAGACCTACTGTTTTGAAAATAGTTTTATGTGAAACCACACTTTCTgcattgttgttgtttgttttatttaattttttgttttatttagtaTAGTAAAAGCTTATGTTTTAAGCATCCTAAATAATGCCATAGATTCAGTTTTTGAAAAAAAGTCAACTTGAAGGCAAAAAAGGGCAGTATGATATAAAGGTGCAAATATGGTATTCCAACTGATTATAGGCTACTAAAGCTAAAAACTTACCGCTGCACCACAGAGTTTTAATGAAAACAGTGGAGTAAAAATGTATATCTGATAATCACATGCTGCTATTTATTGCTGACCGGTTGATGTCACTAATGAGCATTGTGAACAGATAGTCGAAGCGCAGAGTAAATAACAATTTCAGAAAGCCTCAGTTTCCCTTCACTATTAATAATCAGAGTTGAACCAAAACcacgcccatcattatcatatttcccagaatGCTCTATTTCAGGTagatttttagaattgtttgtttcaatatctatgtcTTGCATGTACGTTGATTTATTGATTAATTAATCTTATGCCACTTAAATATAAATAACAAatgtttctaaactaatccaatctgttacttGGACTCATTGCACACGTTACTGAAATGGTTTTTAAAGTTTATATGCTTTAGGAAGTCTCATATCTTAGTCTTcccaaccctggcagtcattctgaatgcaggttgcgggtGAATAAGAATTCCAAATGTTGGATATccccactctggctggattccaattggAATTAcatatcactttgcaagccaggaCAAGTGGACTTGAAGGCATGATATGGCCTGTAAACTGTGCATTTCAGACCACTGTATTAGGGTAAAACCAGGCCCTCAGTATAAGGCCTTATGAAATACCTATTGTATTGTCAAAAAAATGTATTATGAAAGCATTTTCGCTTAGAATCTCACTGGGTGAAggccacaggactgaaaatgaaTGAATGCAACAATCATGTGtgtctgtcactaacaaatacggTCTTGAAACACAATTCACTAGAAAGGCAAAGAacactgggaaatatgcaaataaggctttacactGGGCAGTGTGTTAATTATAACTGAAAAGTGTGGACCCTTATAGACACTGGAACACTACTAAATGTAATACCGTGTTGATTTAAAACTGGAGAATTTACTGTGAAGAAATCAGTGTGATTGAATGCATGTTTGACCTTGGGTGGTTATACTCGAGGATTAACATTTTTACAACAAGCATGTTTGGTTTTATTGTCAGGGTGTGGTTGTCAATACATATTTTCTCTATTTGCAGGTGGACTCAGAGGAGCCTGTATTCGAGGCAGTGTTGAATTGGGTTAAACACaataggaaagagagggagacgtaTTTATCGGAGATGCTGGAGCATGTGCGGATGCCTTTGCTTACTCCGCGCTATATCACAGACATTATCGACTCCGAGGTGAGGCAGTAATACATCAACAGCCAGTTTCCCGTACATAAATTAAACCTAGTCCTGGCCTAAAATCCACTTTCAATAAAGATTCTCCATTGAGAATGATTAATACTGTGAGCCGGGAAAACACGCCGCAAGTGTTGAGCAGGGGAATAAACTTTTGTGTTGTTTTATGTGTTATTAATGTCTGGATAAAGTACTGTATATGTTCTGACGTGTTCCAGCCCCTCATTCGATGCAGTCTTCCCTGTCGAGACCTTGTGGATGAGGCCAAGAAATTTCACCTTAGACCTGAGCTGAGGAGTGAGATGCAGGGGCAACGCACCCAAGCCAGATTAGGTACAGCACTGCCCTCCCTTTTTTGAGGTGCTTTTCTTGTCCTAATAATAGGGATACAATACAAGCTTAGTGGGAGTTGCCACCTTGTTATTGATGTGAAGAAGTGATTCACTGTTGTTCTTTCAAGGTGCCAAGGAGGTCCTGCTTGTTATTGGAGGATTCGGCAGTCAACAATCCCCTATAGATATTGTTGAGAAGTATGATCCTAAAACTCAGGAGTGGAGCTTTTTACCTGTAAGTAGCATTTTTTTTCATTAGACATTTTGGCTCTATTCTCTGATCATGGTTAACTTATCCCAAGCATATTTTTAAAGAACATTGCTCGGAAAAGGCGTTACGTGGCTACCGTGTCCCTCAATGACCGCGTGTATGTGATTGGCGGCTACGATGGTCGATCACGGCTTAGCTCGGTGGAGTGCTTGGACTACACGGCCGACGAGGATGGTATCTGGTACAACGTCGCCACTATGAATGTACGGCGGGGCCTTGCCGGGGCGACAACACTCGGAGGTAAAGGATCTTCTCTGATTGACAGTCCTCATTGTCACGGGGTTTACAAAAGCAAATAGCACTGAAGAGAATGACTGTCCTCAGGTGTAACAAAACCCTGTAAGTGTTATCTAAAGCAGACTTCCAAAAAGTTGTTGGAACGTTTCTCACTTTTCTGCCCACAGATATGATCTATGTTGCTGGAGGCTTTGATGGTAGTCGCCGTCACACCAGCATGGAACGATATGACCCCAATATTGACCAGTGGAGTATGCTGGGGGACATGCAGACAGCCAGGGAAGGGGCTGGCCTGGTGGTGGCTAGTGGACTCATATACTGTCTAGGTGGGTATTAAAGATGTTTTATTTAAGTTTGTAATGGTGTTGATGTATAAATATGTAAAATACCACCTGTTTTCCCCCTGACCTTAGTAAGGATGTATGTAATTTGTTGCAGGTGGGTACGACGGATTGAACATCCTCAATTCAGTGGAACGGTATGACcctcacacaggacactggactAATGTTACCCCCATGGCTACCAAACGCTCAGGTCAGTACTCCAGACTATGACAATATAATAGTATCAGGGCTGTatatagactatatacagtatggcTCTCTCTACATATGGCTATGGTTAGTATGTCTGAAGGGCCTGTAATCTTTGTTGCAGGGGCCAGTGTAGCCTTGCTCAACGACCACATCTATGTGGTGGGAGGCTTTGATGGAACAGCGCATCTTGACTCTGTGGAGTTTTACAACATTAGGACAGACTATTGGACCACAGTAGCCAGTATGACCACTCCCCGCTGCTACGTAGGAGCTACTGTCCTCCGGGGACGACTCTACGCCATAGCTGGGTAAGCCTAAACATCCCAAACCCTCTCCGACTTTAATATATTTCAAATATCCAATATTTTAAAGGAGTGGAAATTCACTGTCCTTTCATATGTTTATTGCTTTTAATGACAGACAGATGAGAAACaaatgggggagacaggtgaAGAGGAGATACAGAGTCAAGGGAGGACACAgggattgaaccccggtctccggcTGAGAGTTGTACATGTGCATAGagccaggagtgttaccatccgaCCGCGACTCTGTACCCAACTTCAGTATTGACAGAGATATAGATGCATTTTGGTTGGGATTATTCATATAAATTATGTATGACAACTCTTTTAATTGATTTATATTATTCTTGCTTAGATAACATTGTAATATCTGAATCATAAAAGCAACCTCCCCTTATGGTCCAGTCTTCGATTATGAGGATGTGACTGAACACAGCCATATGATGTTGTTCATTCTCCCCTGTGCTCTTTTGTCCTCTCTCCAGGTATGATGGAAACTCCCTTCTGAGCAGTATCGAGTGTTACGACCCAGTGATTGACAACTGGGAGGTGGTCACCTCCATGGCCACACAGCGCTGCGATGCAGGAGTGTGTGTCCTGCGAGAGAAGTGAGATTTACCTCAGAAAAGTCGGATGAAGCGGAAGAGGGCAGGCAGCTAGTCCTGAACCTGAATTTGATATTTATGTGCCACTACTATGGAGTGACACATGGATCACTCACTTGCAGCCAGTGTGCTATATGCCCTCCCCGAAGTCTCTTGATTGATTATTTATCAGACTTTCTCATCTGAGTTTGGTTACTTCTATGGGAAAACCCTTGGCATTCAATGGATAAGGGACAGGGGGTGTATAACAGAGATGAGTTATTTCAGTCTCCTCATCAACAGTTGTGGCATCCAAGAAGACATCCATCCCAACCCACTCGATCGCATGACACTCTTTTAGTGGTTCCCGTTGTTGTGGTTACCTATGAGGTACATTTTTGACTCGTCTTTTAAAGTGCAATATATTTCTCTACTTCTGTTATGAACCATGGAGCAGAAGAAACACAAGAGACTCCAGTTTGCTGCTGCTATATGCCTTATGCCCCTGTGGCCCACATTGAACATAACAACCATGATGCCTCATTAGGACTGTGATGATTGTTGTCATACCATCAAGTATGATGATTATTTAGCTTTTGCCAGGTTATcaattagaaaaccctttgtaGATTTTGTAATTATGTATAAAGTGCTTTTAGAAACAAATAACTTCTTGAATAATTGGTATTTGCCTGACACAGTCCTTATTTTCAATGTATCAaagacattttaaaatgaattacATTTTAGGGAAAGCGGTTCATAATCGCACATGATTCCTTGCTCTTTTGCTGTTCTGTCATCTTGTCAAAATCCCTTTGTCCCCAGCGACAGACTGAAGAACACTGCTAATAAAGCAAAAGAGCAAAAAGTATTTTTTTGATGTGTGTATGGTGCATGCATTTGTCCCCAGTGGATTTGTTTGGACAAGAAAAAAACTTGACTCCTATTCTCCAGGGCAAGTACAAAATACTGACTAGTCTTTGTTGTTACTTGAAAAGTGAATAAACATTGTGATAATTTAGCACTTTTATATTTGTATTCAGTTATGAAGGCAATTCAGAATGTTATGCTGATGTGTACTGTGGTGACCTTTAGTACAAGCCTAGTGATTTTGTCAAGGGGTTCGGACCTCTTGGTTTCATGGCTAAGGTGTTGGA
Coding sequences within:
- the LOC110492135 gene encoding kelch-like protein 12 isoform X1, giving the protein MAPKDIMTNSHAKSILNAMNALRKSNTLCDITLRVENTDFPVHRIVLAACSDYFCAMFTSELSEKGKSFVDIQGLTASTMEILLDFVYTETVLVTVENVQELLPAACLLQLKGVKRACCDFLDSQLDPTNCLGIRDFAETHNCLDLMQAAELFSQKHFPEVVQHEEFMLLCQNEVEKLVKCDEIQVDSEEPVFEAVLNWVKHNRKERETYLSEMLEHVRMPLLTPRYITDIIDSEPLIRCSLPCRDLVDEAKKFHLRPELRSEMQGQRTQARLGAKEVLLVIGGFGSQQSPIDIVEKYDPKTQEWSFLPNIARKRRYVATVSLNDRVYVIGGYDGRSRLSSVECLDYTADEDGIWYNVATMNVRRGLAGATTLGDMIYVAGGFDGSRRHTSMERYDPNIDQWSMLGDMQTAREGAGLVVASGLIYCLGGYDGLNILNSVERYDPHTGHWTNVTPMATKRSGASVALLNDHIYVVGGFDGTAHLDSVEFYNIRTDYWTTVASMTTPRCYVGATVLRGRLYAIAGYDGNSLLSSIECYDPVIDNWEVVTSMATQRCDAGVCVLREK
- the LOC110492135 gene encoding kelch-like protein 12 isoform X2 — protein: MAPKDIMTNSHAKSILNAMNALRKSNTLCDITLRVENTDFPVHRIVLAACSDYFCAMFTSELSEKGKSFVDIQGLTASTMEILLDFVYTETVLVTVENVQELLPAACLLQLKGVKRACCDFLDSQLDPTNCLGIRDFAETHNCLDLMQAAELFSQKHFPEVVQHEEFMLLCQNEVEKLVKCDEIQVDSEEPVFEAVLNWVKHNRKERETYLSEMLEHVRMPLLTPRYITDIIDSEPLIRCSLPCRDLVDEAKKFHLRPELRSEMQGQRTQARLGAKEVLLVIGGFGSQQSPIDIVEKYDPKTQEWSFLPNIARKRRYVATVSLNDRVYVIGGYDGRSRLSSVECLDYTADEDGIWYNVATMNVRRGLAGATTLGDMIYVAGGFDGSRRHTSMERYDPNIDQWSMLGDMQTAREGAGLVVASGLIYCLGGYDGLNILNSVERYDPHTGHWTNVTPMATKRSGASVALLNDHIYVVGGFDGTAHLDSVEFYNIRTDYWTTVASMTTPRCYVGATVLRGRLYAIAGQMRNKWGRQVKRRYRVKGGHRD